From Quercus lobata isolate SW786 chromosome 1, ValleyOak3.0 Primary Assembly, whole genome shotgun sequence, one genomic window encodes:
- the LOC115980975 gene encoding cysteine desulfurase 1, chloroplastic has protein sequence MPSSTLTLFNLCCNSIMETVVHKLPSFKLLNPTSSSSHYCSTTTTTRTSKSFRVGSRRRSFSISASASAVREDNQALGSVSLGHITRPDFPILHQEVNGSRLVYLDNAATSQKPTAVLNALQNYYEAYNSNVHRGIHYLSARATDEYELARKKVAAFINALDSREIVFTKNATEAINLVAYSWGLSNLKPEDEVILTIAEHHSAIVPWQLVAQKTGAILKFVSLNQDEAPDVDNLRQMFSRKTKIVVVHHVSNTLASVLPIEEIVLWAHDVGAKVLVDACQSVPHMVVNVQSLNVDFLVASSHKMCGPTGVGFLYGKSELLSAMPPFLGGGEMISDVFLDHSTYAEPPSRFEAGTPAIGEAIGLGAAIDYLSRLGMQKIHDYEIELAKYLYESLLSVPNIHVYGPAPSENVDRAALCSFNIENIHPTDIATFLDQQHGVAIRSGHHCAQPLHRHLGVNASARASLHFYNTKEDVDDFIQALNDTVNFFNSFK, from the exons ATGCCATCGTCTACTCTAACTCTCTTCAACTTGTGCTGCAATTCCATCATGGAAACCGTTGTTCACAAGCTTCCATCTTTCAAACTCCTTAACCCTACCTCTTCTTCCTCCCACTACtgctccaccaccaccaccactcgGACCTCCAAATCTTTTCGGGTCGGGTCTCGCAGGCGCTCCTTTTCGATTTCCGCTTCTGCTTCAGCCGTCCGAGAAGACAACCAGGCTCTCGGATCCGTCTCTCTCGGCCACATCACCCGACCCGATTTCCCCATCCTCCACCAG gaAGTAAATGGTTCGAGACTTGTGTACTTAGACAATGCCGCGACTTCTCAGAAGCCGACTGCTGTATTGAATGCTTTGCAAAATTATTATGAAGCTTACAATTCAAATGTGCACCGTGGGATTCATTATCTAAG TGCGAGGGCAACGGATGAGTACGAGTTGGCAAGAAAGAAGGTAGCGGCTTTTATCAATGCATTGGACTCTAGAGAGATTGTTTTCACTAAGAATGCTACTGAAGCCATCAATCTGGTAGCATACTCGTGGGGACTGTCGAATTTAAAACCAGAGGATGAG GTAATTCTCACAATTGCTGAACATCACAGTGCCATCGTACCCTGGCAACTTGTAGCTCAAAAGACTGGTGctattttgaaatttgtgagtttaaatcaAGATGAAGCCCCAGATGTAGACAATCTAAGACAAATGTTTTCAAGGAAGACAAAAATTGTAGTTGTTCATCACGTCTCAAACACACTTG CTTCTGTTCTTCCTATCGAAGAGATTGTGCTTTGGGCACATGATGTTGGGGCAAAAGTTCTTGTGGATGCCTGTCAGAGTGTTCCACACATGGTTGTCAATGTCCAGAGCCTCAATGTTGATTTTCTTGTTGCTTCTTCTCACAAG ATGTGTGGCCCTACAGGCGTTGGATTCTTATATGGCAAGAGTGAGCTCTTGTCTGCTATGCCTCCATTTCTAG GCGGTGGAGAAATGATCTCTGATGTATTTCTTGATCATTCCACTTATGCAGAACCTCCATCCAG ATTTGAGGCCGGAACACCTGCAATTGGGGAAGCAATTGGTTTAGGAGCAGCAATCGATTATTTATCGAGACTTGGCATGCAAAAGATACATGATTATGAG ATTGAGTTGGCTAAATATCTGTATGAAAGCCTGCTTTCAGTCCCCAATATTCATGTCTATGGCCCAGCACCTTCAGAAAATGTTGACCGTGCTGCTCTCTGCTCTTTCAACATCGAGAACATTCACCCTACTGATATTGCTACTTTTCTTGACCAACAG CATGGAGTGGCAATCAGATCAGGTCACCATTGTGCCCAACCCCTTCATCGCCATTTAGGTGTCAATGCAAGTGCACGTGCTAGCCTCCACTTCTATAACACCAAAGAGGATGTTGATGATTTTATCCAGGCGCTCAATGACACAGTCAActtcttcaattctttcaaatGA